One Vibrio sp. CDRSL-10 TSBA genomic window, GCTTCACCGGCATAGCTGCCGACATCTGCCATTGAGTCCTGGCTTTTGCGTGACAGCGCACGCACGCGTCGTCCATAAACCAGGATCGGCACTAAAACAAAAGGCACCGAGGCCAGCACGATCAGGGTGAGTTTAAAGTTGGTCGCAAACAGCATGATGATCGCCCCGACACACATTAAGGCGCTGCGCATGGCCATCGAAAATGAGGAACCAATGATGCTCTGCAGCAACGTGGTGTCAGTTGTGAGGCGCGACATGATATCGCCGCTGCTGTTGGTTTCAAAATAACTGGGATGCAGCGAAATCACATGGTTAAACACCGCCAGGCGAATATCCGCACTGACCCGCTCCCCCACCGATGAAACCAGATAGAAGCGAAAGAAGGTGCCAATCGCAATACATAAGGTGATAGCGACAATATACTGAATCGCACTGGTCAGCTCTTGCAGTGACTGCTGAGCGAAACCCTGATCAATCAGAATACGCACCCCGTATCCGACCGACAAAGTCAGGCTCGCCGTCGCCACTAACGCCACAAGGGCAGCAGCGACCCGCCATTTATAGGGCGCGACGAAGATGCTGAGTTTAAAAAGAATGCCGAGATTTTTGTTATTTTTACCGCTCATGAATGGCCAACAACGCTATTGTGATTGTTGGCATAGTAAATCACTTTGTGCACTGCAACCAGTCACGAGTTGTCTGGCATAAGTTGACCTGCTGTAGCGGATGGTTAACTATGTGCTCAATTGATTATGATGTATGAGGCAACGACACACAGTCGTTCAGGAACTCAGTAATAAGGACATGACGTGGAAATAATCAGAAGCCAGGAATTTACCGCAGACAGAGCCTGGGGCGCCAGGGATATCGCGAACATGAGTGGTGTCACCACGCGTTTACATTGGACCGATAAACCGTACATCTGGCACGTCAATGATGGTGAAGAAGTCTTTGCTGTAATGCACGGCGTGGTCAAAATGCTTTATAAAGAGAAACGGCGAGACAAAATCTGCGATTTTAAATGCCGGGGATATTTTCTTTGCCTCCGTCGGCACCGAACATGTCGCTCATCCTCAAGGTGAAGCCAGAATCTTAGTCATCGAGCGTGAAGGCAGTATTTAACGATCTGCAGCGTTGATGACCACAACCTGATGCTTAAGGTAAATACTTCACAATAGAATTTGTGCAAACAAAAATGGCCCGCTTGAATCGAACTCAGCAGAGCCATTTGAATATTTAGATGAACGAGCCAAGGCAGCACAGCTAAACCGTTGCCCGCCCTAGCCTAACTGCACTTGCAGATCCGATTCCACTGATGAAGAGCAGGCCAGAACATAGCCCTGCTCAATCTCTTGCGGTGTCAGCGTCTGCTGACTGGTCGAGGTGACACTGCCCGTTTCAACTTTGCATTTACACGACCCACAAATCCCGCTGCGGCACGCAGCGATGATCGGCAGCCCTGCATTCTCCAATACCTCAACCAGTGGTTGCCCTTTTTGCGCTTCTATACTCTGACCAAAGTCAGGGACAAACACGTTAACCGTTTCATCAGCAAGGTCAGCGTGTTGGCTGGTTGCCGGGGTAAAACTCTCCTGATGAAAGTTGGCCATATCAAAATTAAGGGCGGCTAAATAACCCTGTACATCTTGCATAAACTGATTTGGGCCGCACAGGTAAATCGTGCGCTGCTCTAGATCCGGCACCAGTTCACGCAACCAGTCTTGATTGAGGCGACCTTGTGGATAGCGGGTGCCTGCCCTGTTTTTCAGCAGCAACTGCAAATCAAAGTTGGGATAGATGGCGTGCAATGTTTCTAGCTGGTCGTAATAAATGGTGTCGGCAGCGCTGCGTGCGATGTGCAGAAACGTAATATGCACATCACTTTCCGCGTTATGCAGCCAGTATTTTGCCATGGCAAAGACCGGCGTAATACCGCATCCGGCACTGATCAGCAGCGTTTTAGCGCCCTGTTGAGACTGGACAGGCGGATGATCAATGCAGTTAAAATCTCCTGCCGGAGGCAGTGCTTGAACCGTATCACCGGGTGACAGGTAATCAAGGACAAAGTTAGAGACCTTGCCGCCATCGACTCGCTTAATCGTCAGTTGAAGATAATCTTCATCGTTCATTGAGCTGATGGAGTAGGCACGAAATTCGCTCCGGCCGTCAATCTCTACTCCGAGGTTAATAAACTGGCCGGGCTTGAAGCGGAACAGTAACGCTGGATTGAGCGCTGCCAGTTTGATGCTGACGCTGTCCCGGGTTTCAGTAATCTTATCAATACAGCGCAGGGTGACGGGCTGCTGACCTTGCCATTCAAAAAACATTATCTTCTCTTTGATGCATTGCGAGAAGCCCCGCGTTAAGGCGGGGCGAAGAAAAAGGTATCGGAGTTACGCCGCCAGAATCGCGTTCAGGTCATCCTGCACATTGCCGATGCTGCGCATATCGAATTTTTCCTGAATGATGGCGATAAGGTTCGGAGTCAGGAAACGCCGGCGCCGTCGGGCCGGTGTAGATGCCTTTCACACCCAGAGCGAACAAAGTCAGCAGGATAACGATCGCCTTTTGCTCAAACCATGACAGCACCAGAGTCAGTGGCAGTTCATTAATGTCGCACTCAAATTCGTTTGCCAGCGCCAGAGCAAGCTGAATAGCAGAATAGGCATCGTTACACTGACCCACGTCCAGCAGGCGCGGAATACCGTTAATGTCACCAAAGGTGTTTTTGTTGAAGCGGAATTTACCGCAGGCCAGGGTCAGAATTAGCGTATCCTCCGGCGCGGCAGCGGTAAAATCGGTATAGTAGCTGCGCTCGGACTTATCGCCGTCACAACCGCCGACCAAAAAGAAGTGTTTGATGTTGCCCTGTTTCACCTGCTCGATCACCGCAGGCGCGGCATTCATCAATGCATTGCGGCCAAATCCGACCGTAATGTGATGCTCAATTTCATCATGCTGAAAGCCCGGCTGCGCCAGTGCGCACTCAACCACGGCGCTAAAATCGTCCCCCTCAAGGTGAGCAACACCCGGCCAGCCGACAATGCTGCGGGTAAACAAACGATCGGCGTACTGGCCCACGTTCGGGTTCAGCAGGCAGTTCGATGTCATCACAATCGCACCGGGAAAATTGGCGAACTCTTTCTGTTGGTTTTGCCAGGCACTGCCGTAGTTACCGGCCAGATGCGGGTATTTTTTCAGTTCAGGATAACCATGCGCCGGCAGCATTTCACCATTGGTGTAGACGTTAATGCCCTTGCCTGCCGTCTGCTGCAGGATTTTTTCCAGGTCGTGCAGATCATGGCCGGAAACCAGAATGCATTTACCTTTAACTGGCTTGACGTTGACTGTGGTCGGCTGCGGGTGACCAAAGGTTTCCGTTTCACCGCGATCCAGCATTTCCATCACTTTGTAGTTCATCAGGCCAATCTGCATCGAGCAGTCCAGCAACGCAGCTAAGTCTTGCGGATCCGTACCCAGCCACGCCATGATGTCATGATAAGTGGCATAAATTTCGTTGTCGGTTTGCTCCAGAAACGCGGGCATGTTCCATGTAAGCGGCGGCCCCTTTCAGGCCGTAAAGGCACAGCAAACGTAGACCAATCACATCCTCGTGCAGCTGATCTTTGCCGCGGTTAACCGCCACCTGCGGTGCCAGTGCGAGGATATCTTGTGCGCTGCCAGGCAGTTCGAATTCTGCCACCGCCGGGACGTTTTGTACCACCTGATTGGCCAGAGTCGCCGCAGCCAAAACCTGCTCTTTTAGGCTCGCTTTGTAAAGCGCCGCCTGAGAAGCGAGTGCCAGAATACGCTCAGGATCGAAGTTAACGTTAGTCAGGGTCGCAAAGAAAGCTTTTGACGCCCACTGGTTGATCTCATCGCTGATGATGCCAAATTCTCTTGCTTTGACCGCCCAGAACGACACGCCCTGCAGGGTATAAACCAGCGCGTCCTGCAGATCAGAAACTTCAGAGGTTTTGCCGCACATACCTTGTGCGTAAGAACAACCTTTAGCAGCAGGGGTTTGAATTGTCTGTTCGCATTGAATACAGAACATATTGGGTTCTCCAGTGATTGTTGTCATCGTTGTGATAGTCACCACTGAAGAGCAGAATGCGTGCCAAAGCTTATCTTATTGAATTTTATTAAATTTAATTACACGACAGCATCTGATTGATGTCATTGCAACAACGCTGATGGTGTTGAAATGACATCACAATCGCAAACATGCTTATTTATTAATCCCGAACTTTTTACCCATGCGGTACAGGTTGCCACGGTCCATCTGTAGAAATTGCGCGGCTTTTGCCCACACCCCGTCATTCAGGCGCAAAGCATGTTCAATCAGTTCATGCTGATAGCGTTCGACCAGGTCTCGCATCGGCTGACTTTGCTGAGGCAAAAACTGCGATGTATTTTTTACATCATCCAGATTGAGAGACGCATCAAAGTGAGTGGAGAGAATCGTCACCGCGCCCTGCTGAATCGCGTGTAGCGCGGCGCGGGTCAGCGTGTGATCCAGTTCGCGCACATTACCGTACCAGGGATGCTTTTCCATCTGTGTCAGTACTTTAGGATGAACGTGCAAGTTAGGCGCGTTAAACTGTTGGCGCACTTTTTCCAGCAAGTACCCGGCCAATACAGGAATATCGCCCTCGCGGGATCGCAGCGGCGGCACGTGGATAGGAAACACGTTGAGGCGGTGGAATAAGTCCGCACGGAACGTGCCGGCCTCGACTTCCTTCTCTAATTGGCGGTTGGTCGCCGCGACGATACGTACATTGACCAGCAGATGTTGATCGCTGCCGACACGTTGCAGCTCACCCTGCTGGATAACCCGCAGCAATTTGGCCTGCAGCACCAAAGGCAGCTCTCCCACTTCGTCCAGGAATAGCGTGCCGCCGTCGGCGAGTTCAAACTTCCCGGCTCTTTGACTATTGGCTCCGGTAAATGCGCCTTTGACATGACCAAACAACTCACTTTCCGCCAGCCCTTCCGGCA contains:
- a CDS encoding hybrid-cluster NAD(P)-dependent oxidoreductase; the encoded protein is MFFEWQGQQPVTLRCIDKITETRDSVSIKLAALNPALLFRFKPGQFINLGVEIDGRSEFRAYSISSMNDEDYLQLTIKRVDGGKVSNFVLDYLSPGDTVQALPPAGDFNCIDHPPVQSQQGAKTLLISAGCGITPVFAMAKYWLHNAESDVHITFLHIARSAADTIYYDQLETLHAIYPNFDLQLLLKNRAGTRYPQGRLNQDWLRELVPDLEQRTIYLCGPNQFMQDVQGYLAALNFDMANFHQESFTPATSQHADLADETVNVFVPDFGQSIEAQKGQPLVEVLENAGLPIIAACRSGICGSCKCKVETGSVTSTSQQTLTPQEIEQGYVLACSSSVESDLQVQLG
- the norR gene encoding nitric oxide reductase transcriptional regulator NorR, coding for MSPTVDHVLLNLALNLSSNRSHTQQYQSLIDGVAQVFPCDASCLFILDEERFLTPVAVRGLQTSVLGRRYFPKAHPRLEAIIESREAVRFDADCPLPDPFDGALLSDDLCIDVHDCMGFSLYVEGQLVGALTMDAMAVGAFDDIDPVTIETFAALAAATLRNIGQIKALKAQNQKQKSVTQALIQQARSQHGEMIGLSPQIAQLRNNIETVAKSDYAVLISGETGTGKELVAHSVHAQSLRSDKPMIYVNCAALPEGLAESELFGHVKGAFTGANSQRAGKFELADGGTLFLDEVGELPLVLQAKLLRVIQQGELQRVGSDQHLLVNVRIVAATNRQLEKEVEAGTFRADLFHRLNVFPIHVPPLRSREGDIPVLAGYLLEKVRQQFNAPNLHVHPKVLTQMEKHPWYGNVRELDHTLTRAALHAIQQGAVTILSTHFDASLNLDDVKNTSQFLPQQSQPMRDLVERYQHELIEHALRLNDGVWAKAAQFLQMDRGNLYRMGKKFGINK